A genome region from Anopheles stephensi strain Indian chromosome 2, UCI_ANSTEP_V1.0, whole genome shotgun sequence includes the following:
- the LOC118505691 gene encoding zinc finger protein 79-like — MDSAGGMKCLPVTNHESNGSHSAGTKQPSKNEKSAKGGASANGRQKEQGSELRLVMEPQNTSPTKYFDINGVPLRKALEDGSIEPSGTDKADQGRRGSKVSIKCCNCEKTFVSRAAYELHYRTSYEQDPVYECSVCGKRIKQYRAYQLHSYRHSANQRFTCPDCSKTFHQKSDLTRHQNVHQPNNGSGSSKSGEVKLQAIPCPRCDAIFATQAEFKEHSRKLHRTPKQLVECPDCGKSLSTGSLYSHRKIHSESPKFSCPECGRTFVQKINLIQHHKTHLGERPFQCGQCDKAFCEKAHLQRHLNYHSEERPFRCELCGKCYKTERCLKVHSAVHNNERPFVCPECNKGFLSSSKLRQHSNIHSGLRPFKCKYCTRDFTNFPNWLKHIRRRHKVDHRTGEKLDSVPKFMTKKKGGVGVRKQDAQSEPSLGTTKKRPIKIPLPDVLKDESLPYFSESSNIDLNLVCKDDLLQPLADEIEDIFQCLPSDESKLSIPEPLEQLCGGSSKPADGRERLGCGGSLLPPEVDCDFSVRSPIEHQLDVSNDLIKHELPSDALSSCEKETFTGALLYDAQLAPILPAMASFCAGEEPPEQFRLINPHFIHLSSASLLARSSRTSPPEDAAVAVPVSIGE; from the exons ATGGACAGTGCAGGCGGTATGAAGTGCCTGCCGGTAACTAATCACGAAAGCAATGGATCGCATTCGGCCGGGACAAAACAACCatcgaaaaatgaaaagtcGGCAAAAGGTGGCGCTAGTGCTAATGGCAGGCAGAAAGAGCAGG GCAGCGAATTGAGGCTGGTAATGGAACCGCAAAACACTTCGCCCACCAAGTATTTCGACATTAACGGTGTACCGCTGCGCAAAGCATTGGAAGACGGCAGTATTGAGCCATCGGGCACGGACAAAGCGGATCAGGGCAGGCGGGGAAGCAAAGTGAGCATCAAGTGTTGCAACTGCGAGAAAACGTTTGTCTCTAGAGCAGCATACGAACTGCACTACCGCACAAGCTACGAGCAAGATCCAGTGTACGAATGCTCGGTGTGTGGCAAGCGCATCAAACAGTATCGGGCGTACCAGCTGCACAGCTACCGGCACAGCGCCAATCAACGGTTTACCTGTCCGGACTGTTCTAAAACGTTTCACCAAAAGTCGGACCTGACTCGACACCAGAACGTCCATCAGCCGAACAATGGTTCCGGCTCGTCGAAAAGTGGTGAGGTAAAGCTGCAAGCAATACCCTGCCCCCGGTGTGATGCGATTTTTGCAACGCAAGCCGAATTTAAGGAGCACTCCAGAAAGCTGCACCGAACGCCGAAGCAGTTGGTCGAATGTCCGGACTGTGGAAA ATCGCTTTCTACCGGCAGTCTCTATTCCCATCGCAAAATACACTCGGAAAGCCCGAAGTTTTCCTGCCCCGAGTGTGGACGGACGTTCGTGCAGAAGATTAACCTGATCCAGCACCACAAAACGCACCTCGGCGAACGTCCCTTCCAGTGCGGACAGTGTGATAAAGCGTTCTGTGAAAAGGCGCACCTGCAGCGCCACCTCAACTATCACTCGGAGGAGCGGCCGTTCCGGTGTGAGCTGTGCGGCAAATGCTACAAAACGGAACGCTGCCTCAAGGTACACTCGGCCGTACACAACAACGAGCGGCCGTTCGTTTGCCCCGAGTGCAATAAAGGGTTCCTGAGCAGCTCGAAGCTACGCCAGCACAGCAACATCCATTCCGGGCTGCGCCCGTTCAAGTGCAAGTACTGTACGCGCGACTTTACCAACTTCCCCAACTGGCTGAAGCACATCCGGCGCCGGCACAAGGTGGACCATCGCACCGGCGAAAAGCTGGACAGTGTGCCAAAGTTTATGACGAAGAAAAAGGGCGGCGTGGGGGTGCGCAAGCAGGACGCACAATCGGAACCGTCGCTAGGGACGACGAAAAAGCGACCGATCAAGATACCGCTGCCGGATGTGCTGAAGGACGAGTCGCTACCGTACTTTAGCGAAAGTTCCAACATTGATCTCAACCTAGTGTGTAAGGATGATCTGCTGCAGCCGCTGGCGGACGAAATCGAGGACATCTTTCAGTGCTTACCGTCCGACGAATCGAAGCTAAGCATCCCCGAACCGTTGGAGCAGCTGTGCGGTGGCTCGAGTAAACCGGCGGACGGACGGGAGCGGTTGGGGTGCGGGGGTAGCCTTCTGCCACCGGAGGTGGATTGTGATTTTAGCGTTAGAAGCCCGATCGAGCACCAGCTGGACGTTTCGAACGATCTCATTAAGCATG AACTTCCCAGCGACGCACTGTCCAGCTGCGAGAAGGAAACGTTCACCGGCGCGCTACTGTACGATGCGCAGCTCGCACCCATCTTGCCCGCGATGGCCTCATTTTGTGCCGGCGAAGAGCCGCCGGAACAGTTTCGGCTCATCAATCCACATTTCATACATCTATCGAGCGCGTCATTGCTCGCCCGAAGCTCGAGAACTTCGCCGCCGGAGGACGCCGCCGTTGCCGTGCCGGTTTCCATCGGTGAATGA
- the LOC118505693 gene encoding general odorant-binding protein 69a, protein MSKAAIVTCTALLTFYIVLSAAFEIPDRYKKPAKMLHELCVAESGASEELLRQCMDGTVHSDPAVKCYIHCLFDKIDVIEEGTGRILLDRLLYIIPDDVKDAVNQLTRACSHIVTPDKCDTAYETVKCYFNAHDEVIKFCHLLVIE, encoded by the exons ATGAGCAAAGCGGCGATCGTCACCTGCACCGCCCTCCTGACGTTTTACATTGTGCTTTCGGCC GCGTTCGAAATACCGGACCGGTACAAGAAGCCGGCCAAAATGTTGCACGAGCTCTGTGTGGCCGAGTCGGGCGCATCGGAGGAACTGTTGCGCCAATGTATGGACGGGACGGTGCACAGCGACCCGGCCGTCAAGTGCTACATCCACTGTCTGTTCGACAAGATCGACGTGATCGAGGAGGGTACGGGGCGCATCCTGCTCGACCGGCTGCTGTACATCATCCCGGACGACGTGAAGGATGCGGTCAACCAGCTCACACGCGCATGCAGCCACATCG TAACGCCGGACAAGTGTGACACCGCCTACGAAACGGTCAAATGTTACTTCAACGCGCACGATGAGGTGATCAAGTTTTGTCACCTGCTGGTGATAGAATAA